From a single Callithrix jacchus isolate 240 chromosome 5, calJac240_pri, whole genome shotgun sequence genomic region:
- the N4BP2L2 gene encoding NEDD4-binding protein 2-like 2 isoform X6 produces the protein MLDRYEYQMSISIVMNSVEPSHKSPQRPPPPQGRQRERVLKKTGHRLSKTKQKRNRKRNKKQNSQSKIMEENSFEFSSDLTPGDQDPTQSEEEEIEKTRRESEYPFTGGLQNEVRDFVNGYKEKRWKNLDPKDSFQNVMSIVELDNTPKNSLSKEGDNLFLSLSWMPNESSVTCPIMTQNLSCVTTDDCSGMKVEKHIRNRHTIAWNTQDLPVETSCLFMKKREIDKNLPHQPILCPQHGTRMSDKVLREEQLYATKINYWAFLTTNLSDEGLQLGSDRQPYFGSWPAVLLKFVCEQRPKKDRAHKLTGPDSRGQWIQLIFTSMGASEPGSSPEILIVKLLIGNEDFSPPPETIDSFIETNLFRSCLPQLDIPKNALESTQNKKRRQKRIFNLVPNFNLLGPNHMNVKEREKCDLLTKAQGVKIISGEEKDRISERNGEEENKQKRMTFDHHPLWFYLDIIKAPPLNIGGQYYSHCPLFNRLRCSTFLYENYIPSLVLHYISSVWKASFTNKLFCTFESQTREGNKINDAGFISPEILHSQPDTSCSLGVTSDFHFLNERFDGKLKRWEEPKQLPAEDSQGLTRTEYSSLGLPLTQGFAFQLVKLFGSPGVPMESLLPNDYVVPLDWKTLKMIYLQWKMSVEKRQKKIG, from the exons aGAAAGAGTTTTGAAGAAAACCGGGCATAGGCTCAGCAAAACCAaacagaagagaaacagaaaaagaaacaaaaagcagaacaGTCAGAGTAAAATCATGGAGGAAAACTCATTTGAATTCTCAAGTGATCTTACACCAGGAGATCAGGACCCAACTCAGAGTgaagaggaagaaattgaaaagacCAGAAGAGAATCAGAATACCCCTTCACTGGTGGTCTACAAAATGAAGTCAGAGATTTTGTGAATgggtataaagaaaaaagatggaaaaacttAGATCCTAAAGACAGTTTCCAAAACGTTATGTCTATAGTTGAATTAGACAACACACCAAAGAATTCCCTCTCTAAGGAAGGTGATAACTTGTTTTTAAGTTTGTCATGGATGCCAAATGAAAGCTCTGTTACTTGTCCAATAATGACTCAAAATCTTTCCTGTGTAACAACTGATGACTGCTCTGGCATGAAGGTAGAAAAGCATATTAGAAACAGACATACTATAGCATGGAACACCCAGGACCTTCCTGTGGAAACCTCATGTTTATTtatgaagaagagagaaatagataaaaatctcCCACATCAACCCATTCTGTGCCCCCAACATGGAACCAGAATGTCAGATAAAGTTTTAAGAGAGGAACAGTTGTATGCAACTAAAATCAATTATTGGGCTTTTTTGACAACCAATTTATCTGATGAAGGTTTACAGCTGGGCTCTGATAGACAGCCCTATTTTGGTAGCTGGCCTGCAGTACTTCTTAAGTTTGTATGTGAACAGAGACCAAAGAAAGATAGAGCGCATAAGCTGACTGGTCCTGACAGCAGGGGGCAATGGATTCAATTGATCTTCACTTCCATGGGAGCATCAGAACCAGGAAGCAGTCCAGAAATATTGATAGTCAAGCTACTGATAGGAAATGAAGATTTTTCACCTCCACCTGAAACTATAGATTCATTCATTGAAACAAACCTCTTCAGAAGCTGCTTACCTCAGCTGGATATACCAAAGAATGCCTTAGAATcaacacaaaataagaaaaggaggCAGAAAAGGATTTTCAATTTGGTACCAAACTTTAACTTATTAGGACCGAATCATATGAAtgtaaaagaaagggagaaatgtgATCTGTTAACAAAAGCCCAAGGAGTAAAAATTATTTCgggagaagaaaaagacagaatttcAGAAAGGAACGGTGAAGAAGAGAATAAGCAAAAACGTATGACCTTTGATCACCATCCATTATGGTTTTACCTTGATATTATTAAAGCTCCCCCTCTAAATATTGGTGGACAGTATTATTCTCATTGCCCGTTATTTAACAGACTAAGGTGCTCTACGTTTTTATACGAAAATTATATTCCTTCTCTTGTGTTACATTATATATCTAGTGTTTGGAAGGCATCTTTTACAAACAAACTGTTTTGCACTTTCGAATCTCAGACAAGAGAgggtaataaaataaatgatgcagGGTTTATCTCTCCAGAAATTTTACACAGTCAACCTGACACTTCGTGCTCTTTGGGAGTCACTTctgattttcactttttaaatgaaaggttTGATGGAAAGCTGAAGAGATGGGAAGAACCTAAGCAACTACCAGCTGAGGACAGCCAAGGCTTAACACGCACTGAATATAGTTCCCTTGGGCTGCCATTAACACAAGGGTTTGCCTTTCAACTAGTAAAGCTTTTTGGATCTCCAGGCGTTCCAATGG aatCCTTGTTGCCTAATGACTATGTGGTTCCCCTTGACTGGAAGACACTAAAGATGATCTACTTGCAATGGAAGATGTCAGtggag aaaagacagaagaagattggttga